One stretch of Nicotiana tabacum cultivar K326 chromosome 18, ASM71507v2, whole genome shotgun sequence DNA includes these proteins:
- the LOC107814057 gene encoding large ribosomal subunit protein P3-like, which yields MGVFTFVCKGSGDEWSAKQLKGDLEASASCTYDLQRKLVQAALSTDSSGGVQSSFSYVTPSSAVFQVIIGGGGGGGFIGSGAAAAAAPSGGAAAAETPAAEEKKEEKEESDDDDMGFSLFD from the exons atGGGAGTTTTCACATTCGTTTGCAAGGGTTCAGGAGATGAATGGAGTGCTAAGCAACTGAAGGGTGATCTAGAAGCTTCTGCTTCTTGCACCTATGATCTTCAGCGCAAGCTTGTTCAAGCTGCTCTTTCCACTGACTCTTCTGGTGGCGTTCAGTCCTCTTTCTCCTACGTTACTCCTTCCTCTGCCGTCTTTCAG GTGATCATTGGTGGCGGTGGGGGCGGTGGCTTCATTGGAAGCGGTGCTGCAGCAGCAGCGGCTCCTTCTGGTGGTGCAGCAGCTGCAGAAACACCTGCAGCTGAGGAGAAGAaggaagagaaagaagagagTGATGATGATGACATGGGATTCTCACTCTTTGACTAG